A genome region from bacterium includes the following:
- a CDS encoding right-handed parallel beta-helix repeat-containing protein, whose translation MPGKIRHLSQALLIMAVFCAPLAARTLYLAPGGDDSAPFADGAVFASIFRALDSLAAGDTLIVRKGTYRGGLIATLQGTAEKPILIRGEGAATVLDSSRNKLDALRLDHSSYVTVENMSFLHGNRAGLCLINCNHITVTGCRMGDNGKWGILTGFVDDFRAEGNECWGSRDEHGIYHSNSGDRFVIRGNYIHDNSGNGIHLNGDPEMGGDGVMNFGLVENNIITRNGNAGGAGINMTHVHDMLVRNNLIWNNFAGGFTVYQDNGGDEQSSQRVLITGNTVWFRSNDRNVVNIAATSRKVVVAGNILVAASRSATLQVDSDHLSTILSDWNVHWSADTTTLVSVKDRSEKLSAWVRATGNDTHSKIADPLFVRPDSGNFNLEAASPALDAGVPRDSLRAMLVRLEGCEWMLAQLDSLPEEDIRGTWRPVGAGPDAGAYEMGFSDSQRFDLDGNGLIGRADTPALVRLIGRDPADRRCDFNADGRVDILDALDFLLALAAR comes from the coding sequence ATGCCGGGTAAAATCCGCCACCTGAGCCAGGCGCTGCTCATTATGGCCGTATTCTGCGCTCCACTCGCGGCGCGCACGCTCTACCTGGCGCCGGGGGGCGACGACAGCGCGCCGTTTGCCGACGGGGCGGTGTTCGCCAGTATCTTCCGCGCCCTCGATTCCCTGGCCGCGGGCGATACGCTTATCGTGCGCAAGGGAACCTACCGGGGGGGCCTGATCGCCACGCTCCAGGGCACGGCCGAGAAGCCGATTCTCATCCGTGGCGAGGGCGCCGCTACAGTGCTCGACTCCAGCCGCAACAAGCTGGATGCCCTGCGCCTGGACCACAGCTCGTATGTCACGGTCGAGAACATGAGTTTCCTGCACGGCAACCGGGCCGGCCTCTGCCTGATCAACTGCAACCACATCACTGTCACCGGCTGCCGCATGGGCGATAACGGCAAGTGGGGCATCCTGACCGGCTTTGTCGACGATTTCCGCGCCGAGGGCAACGAGTGCTGGGGCTCCAGGGACGAGCACGGCATCTATCACAGCAACTCCGGCGACCGCTTTGTCATCCGCGGCAACTACATCCACGACAACTCCGGCAACGGCATCCACCTGAACGGCGACCCGGAGATGGGCGGCGACGGGGTGATGAACTTCGGGCTGGTCGAGAACAACATCATCACCCGCAACGGCAACGCTGGCGGCGCCGGGATCAACATGACCCATGTCCACGACATGCTGGTGCGCAACAACCTGATCTGGAACAATTTCGCCGGCGGGTTCACGGTCTACCAGGACAACGGCGGCGACGAGCAGAGCTCGCAGCGGGTGCTGATCACCGGCAACACGGTCTGGTTCCGCAGCAACGACCGCAACGTGGTCAATATCGCCGCCACCAGCCGCAAGGTGGTGGTGGCTGGCAATATCCTGGTGGCCGCCTCGCGCTCCGCCACGCTGCAGGTCGATTCCGACCACCTGAGCACGATCCTCAGCGACTGGAATGTCCACTGGAGCGCCGACACGACCACCCTGGTCTCGGTCAAGGACCGCTCCGAGAAGCTGTCGGCCTGGGTGCGCGCCACGGGCAACGACACGCACTCGAAGATCGCCGACCCGCTGTTCGTACGGCCCGACTCGGGGAATTTCAACCTGGAGGCCGCATCGCCAGCTTTGGATGCCGGTGTGCCGCGCGACAGCCTGCGCGCCATGCTGGTCCGCCTGGAGGGCTGCGAATGGATGCTGGCGCAGCTCGATTCCCTTCCGGAGGAGGATATCCGCGGCACCTGGCGGCCGGTGGGCGCCGGTCCGGATGCCGGAGCCTACGAGATGGGATTCAGTGACAGCCAGCGCTTCGATCTGGACGGCAACGGGCTGATCGGGCGCGCGGACACCCCGGCCCTGGTCCGTCTGATCGGCCGCGACCCTGCCGACCGGCGCTGCGATTTCAACGCCGACGGCCGGGTGGATATTCTGGACGCGCTCGACTTTCTGTTGGCCCTGGCCGCGCGCTGA
- a CDS encoding DUF4091 domain-containing protein, whose protein sequence is MNRPSRKITTVAALLAVAAISQVNPLSAAVSGVWVAGGSEKVFRYQENHPCRGGSTVWDGKAIHLTGLYNEVLGFQVIVEADSLGAQAVEVTVTPPMSAAGGKAIGLDQPADYGPGGSFEVLAEHYIQVQQQTEQKKKSNWLGAPGDACLPPRMEGWIPDALIPRGARAGRGGQPLDIPRASRQVLRDHEETVVPTPLVQNQGFWIDLYLPRDKSWPAGLYRGTVKVLSGGKTVASLPLEVNLLPHYLPDENHSNAWVFNSDISEYFPGTSQAQLTRILKFQAHRHRIDMVGGAEPNKSAYDEKMLEAYRPWLDGSAFTPAQGYQGPGEGQGEKLFPIGMYGEDVLDRENKASVQRQSDLWVEWFRRHAPAVEYFYYIIDEPGPSQFYWIDSIAGWIHNNPGPGNKLPVFLTREYTPEIKDAIDIWAGAVQTAKLDSLHAAGKQYWFYNGNRPHWGHTMLECESADLRVNAWIKYLYGINTWFVWESTHWTHNASGPKGHLHQRVFSNPVTYINWWWDYGNGDGVLLYPGRMPFYPDEDCGLDEVLTSIRYKNIRRGQQDYELMWLAERKVGRAKVLEVVRSIVPQAFDTVPDKGHVPWTESGEDYEKARLRLIGLLGK, encoded by the coding sequence TTGAACAGGCCTAGCCGGAAGATAACAACCGTCGCAGCGCTGCTGGCTGTTGCGGCGATCTCGCAGGTCAATCCGCTGAGCGCCGCGGTCAGCGGGGTCTGGGTGGCGGGCGGCTCGGAGAAAGTTTTCCGCTACCAGGAGAACCACCCTTGCCGCGGAGGCAGCACGGTCTGGGACGGCAAGGCCATCCACCTGACCGGCCTGTATAACGAGGTGCTGGGCTTCCAGGTGATCGTGGAGGCCGACAGCCTGGGCGCCCAGGCCGTGGAGGTGACAGTCACCCCGCCGATGAGTGCGGCCGGGGGGAAGGCCATCGGGCTGGACCAGCCGGCCGATTACGGCCCAGGGGGCAGTTTCGAGGTCCTGGCCGAGCACTACATCCAGGTGCAGCAGCAGACCGAGCAGAAGAAAAAGAGCAACTGGCTGGGCGCGCCGGGCGATGCCTGCCTGCCCCCGCGCATGGAGGGCTGGATACCGGACGCCCTGATCCCGCGCGGCGCACGGGCCGGACGCGGCGGCCAGCCGCTCGATATCCCGCGGGCCAGCCGCCAGGTGCTGCGCGACCACGAGGAGACCGTGGTCCCCACGCCCCTGGTGCAGAACCAGGGTTTCTGGATCGACCTCTACCTGCCGCGGGACAAGAGCTGGCCGGCCGGCCTCTACCGCGGGACAGTCAAAGTGCTGTCCGGCGGGAAGACCGTGGCCAGCCTGCCCCTGGAGGTGAACCTGCTGCCGCACTACCTGCCGGATGAGAACCACTCCAACGCCTGGGTCTTCAACAGCGACATAAGCGAATATTTTCCCGGAACGAGCCAGGCCCAGTTGACCCGGATACTCAAGTTCCAGGCCCACCGTCACCGGATCGACATGGTGGGCGGGGCCGAGCCGAACAAGAGCGCTTACGACGAGAAAATGCTCGAGGCCTACCGTCCCTGGCTGGACGGCAGCGCGTTCACTCCGGCCCAGGGCTACCAGGGTCCGGGCGAGGGCCAGGGCGAAAAGCTGTTCCCCATCGGCATGTACGGCGAGGACGTGCTGGACCGCGAGAACAAGGCCTCGGTCCAGCGCCAGAGCGACCTCTGGGTCGAGTGGTTCCGCCGGCACGCCCCCGCGGTGGAGTATTTCTACTACATCATCGATGAGCCCGGCCCGAGCCAGTTCTACTGGATCGACAGCATCGCGGGCTGGATACACAACAACCCGGGCCCGGGTAATAAGCTGCCCGTGTTCCTCACCCGCGAGTACACCCCCGAGATCAAGGACGCCATCGACATCTGGGCCGGCGCGGTCCAGACCGCCAAGCTCGATTCGCTGCATGCCGCGGGCAAGCAGTACTGGTTCTACAACGGCAACCGCCCGCACTGGGGCCACACCATGCTCGAATGCGAAAGCGCCGACCTGCGGGTCAACGCCTGGATCAAGTACCTCTACGGGATCAACACCTGGTTCGTCTGGGAAAGCACCCACTGGACGCACAACGCCAGCGGCCCGAAAGGTCATCTCCACCAGCGGGTGTTCTCCAACCCCGTGACCTACATCAACTGGTGGTGGGACTACGGCAACGGGGACGGGGTGCTGCTGTATCCGGGACGCATGCCGTTCTACCCGGATGAGGACTGTGGGCTGGATGAGGTGCTCACCTCCATCCGCTACAAGAATATACGCCGCGGGCAGCAGGACTACGAGCTGATGTGGCTGGCCGAGCGGAAAGTCGGGCGCGCCAAAGTGCTGGAGGTTGTACGCTCCATCGTGCCCCAGGCCTTCGACACCGTGCCGGACAAGGGCCACGTGCCCTGGACCGAGAGCGGTGAGGACTACGAGAAAGCCCGTCTGCGCCTGATCGGTCTGCTCGGAAAATAG
- a CDS encoding right-handed parallel beta-helix repeat-containing protein — MSTVQLLRAARLALGSALLVLMGAAAPLAARTMYLSPAGDDAAAAADGAEFRTLAVAVSRLSVGDTLIVREGVYAGGVTLSLKSVPGAPTVIRGQSLGAIVQGSVAEMPDAFRVQDCSQVRLEGLTFRAAARAGLAVRFSDHVTVTGCLCADNQVWGIFTSFADDIVFEKNECCRSKEQHGIYHSNSGDRFVIRGNLVHDNAGNGLHMNGDPEIAGGDGVLNNGLVEDNIIYGNGQAGGAGINMTHVHDVIVRNNLVYNNYAAGITIYQDTGTFEQGSKRVLVMGNTVIFRHGQGRACINVQTTSEKVLIAGNIFVTGDQRGTLQMDTEHLESVICDHNLHWGSDESDLVTRNDNRISLAAWRTLSGNDKNS; from the coding sequence ATGTCCACTGTTCAACTGCTGCGCGCCGCGCGTCTTGCCCTGGGCAGTGCTTTACTGGTCCTCATGGGCGCAGCCGCGCCTCTGGCCGCACGCACGATGTACCTGTCGCCGGCCGGGGATGACGCCGCGGCCGCGGCGGATGGGGCCGAGTTCCGCACCCTGGCCGTGGCCGTGTCGCGCCTTTCGGTCGGGGACACCCTGATCGTGCGCGAGGGGGTCTACGCCGGCGGGGTGACACTGAGCCTCAAGAGCGTGCCGGGTGCGCCCACGGTGATCCGCGGCCAGAGCCTGGGGGCGATTGTCCAGGGCAGTGTCGCCGAGATGCCGGATGCTTTCCGCGTGCAGGACTGCTCACAGGTGCGGCTGGAGGGTCTCACTTTCCGCGCCGCCGCGCGCGCCGGGCTGGCCGTGCGCTTTTCCGACCATGTCACGGTGACCGGCTGCCTCTGCGCGGATAACCAAGTATGGGGCATATTCACCAGCTTCGCCGATGACATCGTGTTCGAGAAGAACGAGTGCTGCCGCTCCAAGGAGCAGCACGGCATCTACCACAGCAACTCGGGCGACCGTTTCGTCATCCGCGGCAACCTGGTCCACGACAACGCCGGCAACGGCCTGCACATGAACGGCGACCCGGAAATCGCGGGCGGCGACGGAGTGCTGAACAACGGTCTGGTGGAGGACAACATAATCTACGGCAACGGCCAGGCCGGGGGCGCCGGGATCAACATGACCCACGTGCACGACGTGATCGTGCGCAATAATCTGGTCTACAACAACTACGCCGCCGGGATCACGATCTACCAGGACACCGGCACGTTCGAGCAGGGCTCCAAGCGCGTGCTGGTCATGGGCAACACGGTGATATTCCGTCACGGCCAGGGCCGGGCCTGTATCAACGTGCAGACCACCAGCGAGAAAGTGCTGATCGCGGGCAATATCTTCGTCACCGGCGACCAGCGCGGCACCCTTCAGATGGACACCGAGCACCTGGAAAGCGTCATCTGCGACCACAACCTGCACTGGGGCTCGGATGAGAGCGACCTGGTCACGCGCAACGACAACCGGATCAGCCTGGCCGCCTGGCGCACTTTGAGCGGCAACGACAAGAATTC
- a CDS encoding ROK family transcriptional regulator has product MRFDFRNVVPADHKIMRLINRANVLNIIREKAPISRVEISKITGLKKSTISSIVNELISDDLVYEDSFGESAIGRKPIILRLKEKSRAVGVIDVRHVKTTVAVCDLGCNVLKSVEVQTSQGNDRGEAFFSELGQIIARMAEEVGIPLAGVGVSAPSMASHKDALIYLDRTHHWQNLPVRKLIAEHVKCPVYADNDGKAAALGALWFAPEAQDASSFVFIHVCEGIGVGLVIDHSVYHGAYSLDGHFGQSLIKMDGRWEEINQDNTWEDNASDLGAVKRYGEYSGKPWTGRVHEIEAQMEKVIALARQGDKYAIRALQETARYLGVGIANINCGLGPEKFLVSGRMVKVWDICGPELIRQVERQTYVRVKPIELLILPSNLPSPTFHGAQALVLHDIFRSYRLS; this is encoded by the coding sequence ATGAGATTCGATTTCCGCAATGTGGTCCCCGCCGATCACAAGATCATGCGCCTGATCAACCGGGCCAATGTTCTGAACATCATCCGGGAGAAAGCTCCGATCTCGCGGGTGGAGATTTCCAAGATCACGGGGCTGAAAAAATCCACCATTTCGAGCATAGTCAACGAGCTGATCTCGGACGATCTGGTCTACGAGGACAGCTTCGGCGAGAGCGCCATCGGCCGCAAGCCGATCATCCTGCGGCTCAAGGAAAAAAGCCGGGCTGTCGGGGTGATCGATGTCCGGCACGTGAAGACCACGGTCGCGGTGTGCGACCTGGGCTGTAACGTCCTGAAAAGCGTCGAAGTGCAAACCAGCCAGGGCAACGACCGCGGCGAGGCCTTTTTCTCCGAGCTGGGCCAGATCATCGCCCGGATGGCGGAGGAGGTGGGCATTCCGCTGGCCGGAGTGGGGGTGTCCGCGCCCTCGATGGCCAGCCACAAGGACGCCCTGATCTACCTGGACCGTACCCATCACTGGCAGAACCTTCCGGTGCGCAAGCTGATCGCCGAGCATGTCAAATGCCCGGTGTACGCCGACAACGATGGCAAGGCGGCCGCCCTGGGCGCGCTCTGGTTCGCACCGGAGGCCCAGGACGCTTCCAGCTTCGTGTTCATCCATGTCTGCGAGGGCATCGGCGTGGGCCTGGTGATCGACCACTCGGTCTATCACGGCGCCTATAGCCTGGACGGGCATTTCGGCCAGTCACTGATCAAGATGGACGGCCGCTGGGAGGAGATCAACCAGGACAACACCTGGGAGGACAACGCCTCCGACCTCGGGGCGGTAAAGCGCTACGGCGAGTACAGCGGCAAGCCCTGGACCGGAAGGGTGCACGAGATCGAGGCCCAGATGGAAAAAGTGATCGCCCTGGCGCGCCAGGGCGACAAGTACGCCATCCGGGCGCTGCAGGAAACCGCGCGCTACCTGGGCGTGGGCATCGCCAACATCAACTGCGGCCTGGGACCCGAGAAATTCCTGGTCTCCGGGCGGATGGTGAAAGTCTGGGACATCTGCGGTCCCGAGCTGATCCGACAGGTCGAGCGTCAGACCTATGTCCGGGTCAAGCCCATCGAGCTGCTTATCCTGCCCAGCAACCTGCCAAGCCCCACTTTCCACGGGGCGCAGGCCCTGGTGCTGCACGATATCTTCCGCAGCTACCGCCTGTCCTGA
- a CDS encoding acetylxylan esterase, with amino-acid sequence MRIEALVCCLCLLALASVAAAQDPLQEAFRVYTRQVAPGMRVTPLLRYQLDTAWRQDHARVQRLESIGSAEELRQYQGELRSRLLSCLGGLPADKTPLNAQVTGTLQEEGYRIDKVIFESLPGFHVTANLYIPDGATTPSPAVLLPCGHSFNGKAHPGYQRICGRLARRGYVVLTWDPVGQGERSQFWDPAAGESRYNRVCGEHAIMGDLAYLAGTNLARWEVWDGIRAHDYLLTRPEVDPKSIAITGNSGGGFQTAFLGALDERNSVVMPSCYISSLPMRMANRIYSDPDNDPEQDLSGMLSEGIDHAGLLVLAWPRPLAVNLALLDFFPIEGGRMAFRQVEPLWRRFGRAQDIQLNEGYHPHGYSSENQEKAFAFLDLQNGLAPRWGLDSTAVLPERDLWSTSSGQVRLEYPDGVSFMESLRRYWAGRRENGKVSLDSLYRSPLRPAIESWSVLPEDGSRPEKSILWQKVGSGRVDGYTVDRYALTHSGGLQIPLLHFHTDKSSGTARLWFSLDGKVKSTEWPQLKGRLEQGVDLISFDFRGLGENRLDYQVTSVDDPRLAGVPLEQQYFSPQSGVLINYIANSLLTGRPYFLQLVEDIEIVSKFAREALGEGSLSVTGAGKADLLARSAASVVPGLEYSRSPDAEEMNWSRLVETGSEDWPVHYILPAGAYVE; translated from the coding sequence ATGCGAATCGAAGCCCTTGTCTGCTGTCTCTGCCTTCTGGCCCTGGCCTCTGTCGCCGCGGCCCAGGACCCTCTGCAGGAGGCTTTCCGGGTCTACACGCGGCAGGTGGCGCCCGGGATGCGGGTCACCCCCCTGTTGCGCTACCAACTCGACACTGCCTGGCGCCAGGACCACGCCCGCGTGCAGCGCCTGGAATCAATCGGCTCGGCCGAGGAGCTGCGCCAGTACCAGGGCGAGTTGCGCAGCCGTCTGCTTAGCTGCCTGGGCGGCCTGCCCGCCGACAAGACCCCCCTCAACGCCCAGGTTACCGGCACCCTGCAGGAGGAGGGCTACCGGATCGACAAGGTCATTTTCGAGAGCCTGCCGGGATTCCATGTCACGGCCAATCTGTACATCCCGGATGGCGCCACGACACCTTCCCCGGCCGTGCTCCTGCCCTGCGGGCACTCGTTCAACGGCAAGGCCCATCCCGGCTACCAGCGGATTTGCGGCCGCCTGGCCCGCCGTGGCTATGTGGTCCTCACCTGGGACCCGGTCGGCCAGGGCGAGCGCAGCCAGTTCTGGGACCCTGCCGCGGGCGAAAGCCGCTACAACCGTGTCTGCGGCGAGCACGCCATAATGGGCGACCTGGCCTACCTGGCCGGGACCAATCTGGCGCGCTGGGAGGTGTGGGACGGCATCCGGGCGCACGACTACCTGCTCACCCGGCCCGAGGTGGACCCCAAGAGCATCGCGATTACCGGCAACAGCGGCGGCGGCTTCCAGACCGCTTTCCTGGGGGCGCTGGATGAGCGCAACAGTGTGGTGATGCCCTCCTGCTACATCAGCAGCCTGCCCATGCGCATGGCCAACCGCATCTACTCCGACCCGGACAACGACCCGGAGCAGGACCTGTCCGGCATGCTCTCCGAGGGCATCGACCACGCCGGGCTGCTGGTCCTGGCCTGGCCGCGCCCGCTGGCGGTTAACCTGGCCCTGCTCGACTTTTTCCCCATCGAGGGCGGGCGCATGGCGTTCCGCCAGGTGGAGCCGCTCTGGCGGCGCTTCGGCCGGGCGCAGGACATCCAGCTCAACGAGGGCTACCATCCCCACGGCTATTCCAGCGAGAACCAGGAGAAAGCTTTCGCTTTCCTGGACCTCCAGAACGGCCTGGCCCCCCGCTGGGGCCTCGACTCCACCGCGGTCCTGCCCGAGCGTGACCTCTGGTCCACCTCGAGTGGCCAGGTGCGGCTGGAGTATCCGGACGGCGTGTCGTTTATGGAGAGCCTGCGCCGCTACTGGGCCGGGCGCCGCGAAAACGGCAAGGTCAGCCTGGACAGCCTCTACCGCAGCCCCCTGCGCCCGGCCATTGAGAGCTGGAGCGTGCTGCCGGAGGACGGCAGCCGGCCGGAGAAAAGCATCCTCTGGCAGAAAGTCGGCAGCGGCCGGGTGGACGGCTACACGGTGGACCGCTATGCCCTGACCCACAGCGGCGGGCTTCAGATACCGCTGCTGCATTTCCACACCGACAAGTCATCCGGCACCGCCCGGCTCTGGTTCAGCCTGGACGGCAAGGTGAAAAGCACCGAGTGGCCCCAGCTCAAGGGCCGGCTCGAACAGGGCGTGGACCTGATCAGTTTCGATTTCCGCGGCCTGGGCGAAAACCGCCTGGACTATCAGGTGACCAGCGTGGACGACCCGCGCCTGGCCGGCGTGCCGCTGGAGCAGCAGTATTTCAGCCCCCAGTCCGGTGTGCTGATAAACTACATCGCCAACTCGCTTCTCACCGGACGGCCCTATTTCCTGCAGCTGGTCGAGGACATCGAGATCGTTTCCAAGTTCGCCCGGGAGGCCCTGGGCGAGGGCAGCCTGAGTGTGACCGGGGCCGGCAAGGCCGACCTTCTGGCGCGTTCGGCCGCCTCGGTTGTCCCGGGCCTGGAGTACAGCCGCTCCCCGGATGCCGAGGAGATGAACTGGTCGCGCCTGGTGGAAACCGGCTCCGAGGACTGGCCCGTGCACTATATCCTGCCCGCCGGGGCCTACGTGGAGTGA